The following is a genomic window from Miscanthus floridulus cultivar M001 chromosome 14, ASM1932011v1, whole genome shotgun sequence.
gctagtgcaacaacaagtgcatgcacaattaatgataagcaacttgaaaaaaaataaaaaattaaaagaaaagttagctagctcacaaaatgattatcaaagtttgcttgctaaaatagaaatcatgtgcaaacattgtgatgagctaacaaataaagttgctaatcttgaggccacCAAAAATACCcctaccaaggcatctaaaagaaatgacataattaaaaaggatgcatctacctcttgcaatgatttatgtttagactcacctttgtgcaaccaagcttgtgttaagaaagtgattgtagatacatgcacacaagaggttgcaaaagagaatgagcaactcaagcaagaagtagctcgcctcaccaaggacttgactcaaatgaaaggcaaggcgaagcaaacccaacttcatcaagataacaccgtcaagggagtgaagaagcttgatgaaggacaaaccgtggtttgctacgtatgccataAAGAAGGctacaagtcctatgagtgcaaggtgaagaatgggggaggagcaaagaagaaggagaaaaagcaaacaagcaagctctccaacacctacaccaacaaggtggacaagaaggcctccacaccttatctcttgaagaagaagaaaaatgacaaggtggtggccatcaaggtgaacaagcaagcaaacaatggggtcaaacacttttgggtgccaaaggaaatcatttccaacatgaagagcaccaagaaggtttggatcccgaaagggaagtaagaagtccaTCGGacctcggggaatttggagacttggcaaagtatgggtgcatttcatggggtgcatcatgttggacaaagtcattgccaagtgggttagtggatactatggacctaaattccccttcccatgttaggtaactagatgttattactttttaattggtacatcttgcaattagattttcctacaattggtatctttaagcatctagttactcttcatgcctagggttgcatttgcatgcttatatcttttgtcatgcatacactaggtatttcatatggtaggcttgctcggtctcatttgtaacccttggagcaaacctacatggtttaaaattgcttaggagcacggcacatagcttgtcttactattgttcatctaatatgtgccaaagtccaaattgtagataattttctcccaaatatcatctttcaagtggtattttgactCCAAAATCAATTGTGCATGAGTActacaagtattccatgcttccatgcacaaatttagggggggtATCATCTACAAGATGgacgctttgagactaacacctttttcaagtttatcatgtgtgtagtagtctcattgcaaggaaaatggagtccccaaagataagcatcattcttcaattggcatcatcatgttgatttcattttatatttatatgctttctccatgcattatatagattaaactctcttgtgcaataaattgctaattatgcatatgctttgctttctaccatatgtatgcatatatttagggggagcttagtctatataatgtgagagtcaaattttgtgatccatttcactctatacacaaaggatcacgaaatctgaccctcccttgtgctactaatgtcttccttttcggtgtttgatgccaaagggggagaatttgaaggaccaaaggcaagcatcaagttgatgtctacaagtagtaatggtccgagaaagagaggaaagtgaattatggattagtctaagtaatgaggagaatttataggaagcaagactttaatccataatgccacatggggacatttgcaagggcatgttaggtcttcaattggtatcatagtctttcaagtagtatctcttagcatcatataaccttgccccttgcattgcatcctagcaagtagatagtttttttttaattcaaaatttttattatttgcttgctttggtcgtgttgtcatcaatcaccaaaaagggggagattgtaaggaaaatggacccttggcccatttactttagattttggtgtctgatgaccaacacaaccaaattagactaatgaatttgcaagtgtttgttttgtagtctaatagggtgcaagacatgacttggacgaaggcgacgtggtgatccgatgatcaacaccttaagcaagaccttaggagcataaggaaagacccaagatatcaagcaaagtccaagcatgaagataggaaccaaaccgtacgcaagatcgcggagaaacgagctcgtagaggcgaccggacgctggaagcgtgaccggacgctggatcggtggctcggcagataggcgaccggacgcaaggaccggacgctggcggcaaccgaccggacgtaggaacgcagcgtccgatcgattacagtaaggttccagagcggcatatctacgaccagacgcgtccggaggcaggcgaccagacgctgccagcgtccgatcagtgttttgtcgtctcaacggtcgggatgaccggacatgtccggtccggacgattcagcgtccggtcagtagcagaattgcgggagttcgaccccaacggctactttctcagtggggcttataaatacaaccccaaccggccatttgaggagagtggagctaaggaaacataccaagagtgttgatacaccattttagtgatctccacttgcatagtgcttagtgtttcatcaggtgattagcgtaggtgctttgcgaagtacttaggttgattagaccaccgcttatgcgcttgctctaggtataTGCCTAGTGTtgagtgaggtttgcatacctcttgccaccccgtgcttgcgagcacaagagttgtacatcggaggggcttaaagtcttgcgagatcgcaccaactgcgtttgtggtgcggccgccaccgtgtaccgaagggaacaaggcccgcggcgtttcggccgaaagcttgatagtgaagacggcggggagcatccgggagaggcttgccggaaggcacatcagagacccacttgctcgtggggaaggcccgaggctatccacggagttactcgaccgggagtttggcccttgcgagggattccttgcgaggggctccaacgaggactagggggaagcttgcgtgcttctcgatacctcggtaaaaataccggagtcgtcgacgggagtttgcatatctctaccttgctctttaagtttccgcatttatattgatcatattattatcatttgcggtagagatagcaacacactagcaaaaccgtagttgcacatctagataaattatcttttgcataggttttgctagaggtagaaaaagaggccatagtttagagttagatttttaagttgcctaattcaccccccccctcttaggcgtccacgtgtCCTATAGCACCGTTCGTGaatatcggacgcgttcggtaggtcgaccggacgcgttcggtcgctccTAGACCGcacgtgtctagttcaaaccaaAGTAGCCGTTGCTGCCCACACTTgctgacgaccggacgctcagactGGACGCTAAaatagaaatgaccggacactgagccatAGTGTCCGGCCGAGTCCAGAGAGTACCCGaggctgatcggacgcgtctgttagaaactgaccggacgctgagcctcagcgtccggtcgagtccagtaagcacctaggtctgaccggacacgtccggtcacttcggaccggatgctgccagcgtccgatcaactattTCACCAAACAACgactttgctgattcacaccagacacggccggtgtggcgaccggatgcgttcggttgCTGAGTTCGTCgttaataccggacatgtccggtcactctgtgaccagcgcgaccaaCTCCTTTttacctctatcttcttcacccttcctcaaatgtgccaaccaccaagtgtatcaccttttgcacatgtgttagcatattttcacaaacattttcaagggtgttagcactccactagatcctaaatgcatatgcaatgagttaaagcatctagtgacactttgataaccgcatttcgatacgagtttcacccctcttaatagtacaactatcgatcctaaatgtgatcacactcactaagtgtctcgatcaccaaaacaaaatggctcgtaccatttatacctttgccttgagccttttgtttttctctttcttcttttcaagtccaagcacttgatcatcaccatggcatcaccatcatcatgtcatgatcttcatttgcttcaccacttggaatgtgctacctatctcatgatcacttgataaactaggttagcacttagggtttcgttaattaaccaaaaccaaactagagctttcacatacctctgaaatatttgaaacatatgcttgcaacatgtgtttttcacccttcttcttccctACAATGCAGTGCAGAGCGAGAGATGGGCAGGCGGAGGGCAGCACCGTCACGACCCCTTCTGGAGGCGAGCAGAGGGGATGGCGGGGAGAGGGTGCCAGGGAGCTTTGGCTGCGCTACGGGCTGCCGCTGTCTCAGGATGGCGGAGAGAGAGGCGGGGACAGGCCAGCAACGGGCACATGCCACCGCAGGGCTCTGCCCGGGAGGGAGGGGCCAACCGTAGGTGCAGGCGACTGCCGGTGAACTCTAGCGGGGCGGGTGCGGGAAGAAGGGGCTGGTGGTGGGCGCAGCGGCCAGCAGCGGGCGCTGGCCAGTGGAGACGCTGCGATGGATGGCGCGAGATGGAGGTGCCGTGGGGATGGAGGAGCCGTGCCGTGGGATGGAGGTGTCGTGGGGAGTCTTTTTTTAGAGCATGTCTGGACGGGAGTCACGGGACGGACACCCGTAGCATATCATTATCGAATCATTATTTGTAGAGTCATTCgaataaaaattgttttttatatatttctaccCTCCAACAGCTTCTTATCTTGTGCGTGCTCTAGAGAACCAACACCACTCTCTatctttggctagcgaaaaatatgaaatagagGATAAGAATATGTGGATATCTAATTAAAAAAGCCATTAGAGTGTGTTTTTTAAATCAAAATCGCTATTCCTATCAATAAGgaagaatatagagagattattGAAGTTGCTCTAAAAATCAGAGATATTTATAAGAAGTCTTCCAAATTTGGATCCGCTTGGTTTTATTGTTGCCAATTGCACCACCCATACATAGGTAAATGGATTTTATGATAAAAAAAACTACAGCTTAGCATGCGCATAGAAACACTCAATTTCAAACCAAACTTAAATTTGGAACCAGTTAATGTGAATTTCAAGCCAAGCTTAGTACATACTATTAGGTAGGGAAATATTGAACTCCATTATACGAATCAATGGAAGGAGGAGAGTGGGCTCTAGACCTCTAGTGGAACGGACTGCCCATCTAGTCATGGACTTGAGCGTTTGGCCTAGAAGTCAGAGTAGCTGGTTCAGGCCCATTGGAATTGCAAATGTTTTCCTTCGTTTTCCCCCCTCACGGCCAGCCACGGTTCTTTTCCCCAAATCAAATCGATCAGTCAAACAATCCATGTACCAATGCCACACTAAGAAGCTTGTTAGGATAATTAACAGGCTGCACTGGGGCGCAAATGTGCGCAGTCGTATATGCATTAATGACTAATGCATATACTCCGTGACCTTCTAATTTGCTATATATATAGTACATACATCCGAGTTGTTACGTTATATACTCTGTTCACAAATATGAGTGTTTTTTCTTTATCTTTTCATCACCGAACAGAAAAATTAGCGGCAGTAGGATCAGAAACATTTGGCTCTTCGTGCCGAGAGCTCTCAAACTCACCGTTCTAGTTTTGATGCTGTGTTACTGCATATTGATGGTTAAAGTAGAATTTTTGAATATTTGATGTTGTATTAGGGCCTGTTTGATATAAGAGCTAATTGCTAGCTACCTAACATTAGCTCTAATGTATCTAAACAGAAGGCTAATGGGTTGGCTAATTATTTTAGCTAAAAAACTTCAACTAGTTGTTAACAGCTAGCTAATCAACCTCCGCTAATTTAAACTTATTTTTAGTCCAGCTAGTAACTATCCTATCttatccaaacagacccttaataTTACTAAGTGTTGATGGTTAAAGTTGATTTTTAAGACAGTGACTTAGAGTCAAATCATAATTTTTACTCTCTCGGTTCATGAATAAATCAAGTTTTATTTTGATCTTAgttaaactttttaaaattttaaattaattTTTATACAAAAGAGTACCGATATCTATAATAACACCTAAAAAGATATAGCAAGTTTTATCCAAGTATACTAATTTTATGTCAAAAATATTATTCtctttataaaatctagttgaaTTTAAAAATGTTTAGCTTCAAATTACTTAAGAAATTGATTTATTCAAAAACCGAAAAAGCATTTTTGTTAATCACACTGTATAGATGCACAAAGCCATACTTTTATAAGACAGATATACACCTTACCCTTACAAGCATgttcaaaagaaaaaaataaaaatgttaaatttttgaaaaatctAGAATACCATAAGGAATCTAACCAGAGAAGCTCTGTTCAGGCTGTAATAGTATttttatatttaatactataAACAAGAAGAGTGATTATTCAGAACTTTTACAATTGCATGTGGCGACAAGAGGAGCCACGCGAGCCAGACCAAACTTGTCTCACAGGTGTCGCCCTCTAACGTTCAAACTGGTGCCACCTCGTATGCTGACGCGGCCACTGCAGCCATCTTTAACCTTTGTCAGTAAAGTGGGCGGCGAGCGCTGACCTTTAGCTGAAAAGCATTGCGCTTCTATGctcttctcctcctccctccAACACCATTCAAaagacctcctcctcctcactgcTCCAACGACATCTCCTGCAAATAGAAAACTACAAGTGATAAGACAAACAAATCTTCCAACCACCACCGGTAAGCATCGCATTAAGGATATTGCAAACAAAATGCAACCCAGATATATTCCCTGAATGATTGGTTAATTCAGCAGTTGTACCTCACACTAATTTTTCATTCTTATTTTAAATGTCTTGCTCAGCACCAGCAGCTGCAGGTAATGTTCAGCTAAGTACTGAACATTCTTAGGGCCCATTCAGTTATTATCTGTTGCTCCTAGACTTTAGCTGTATTATATATGTAATGACCCTGTATGTAATTATTAAGCATCAAACAGGTAGGACCCTTACTTTTGCTCTTAGTGCTTGTCTGATTGGCATTACTTGACACAGCAATCTCAGCTTCCAAGCATCTTACCAACCGCCATCACCATGTTATAATAACCCCATTTGCCTACCATCACTTCGATTTCAACTACAGAGACAATTAGATTAAGCCTATATcccttcctctcatcctctatttCTAGTCGTTTCCATTCCATCTCTGGGAATGTCAAGAGGCGGTAGATAAAGAAGTTGCAACCTCCATGACCACTCCTCATATACATCTTCCAACACAGGCTTCCATAGACTCAGAGCTTCAGAgctagacagagagagagagacacacacagAGTTTTGCAGCAATGGAAGAGTTCACATTCCCCAGCTTTCCACTCGAGCAATACAACGCCAAGAAGGTCCCCTTCCCCCACTTCGCCTCGGCGTCGCCGTGGCTCGTCGTCCCCGGCGGCGTTGTGGACACGGCCGTGCACGAGCACGATCACCGGAGGAGCTTCTCGGCCGTGGAGCAGCAAGAAGCCGCCGGCAGCGACTACCACGACCAGCACCGCCACGGCTCGGCTCGATTCGCCGTGGAGGACAAGATGGACATGCTGTGGGAGGACTTCAACGAGGAGCTCGCCCGGGCCGCGCAGCCGTGCCCGCTCACCATGGGCACGCCGTCGTGGGCCACCGCGAAGGAGTCCAGGCtcgccggcggcgacggcgacggctacGAAGGCGCCTTTGAGACGCGCAAGCACGCCGTTGTCCGGCGGCGGAGGATGGGCCTGCTCATGATGCTCAGGCTGCTCAAGAAGCTCTTCCTGGCGCACAAGTCAGGCGCCGCCCCGTCGCGGAAGGCGCCGCCGATCTGATGCAGCTAAAAAAATAGTGTCTTTGATGAGTGCATGATGATGTATCAGCCTATCAGGTGTATATACGGAGGTGATCAATTGATCAATACATGCTTCTCTCGGTAGCGCAGGA
Proteins encoded in this region:
- the LOC136506015 gene encoding uncharacterized protein, producing the protein MEEFTFPSFPLEQYNAKKVPFPHFASASPWLVVPGGVVDTAVHEHDHRRSFSAVEQQEAAGSDYHDQHRHGSARFAVEDKMDMLWEDFNEELARAAQPCPLTMGTPSWATAKESRLAGGDGDGYEGAFETRKHAVVRRRRMGLLMMLRLLKKLFLAHKSGAAPSRKAPPI